The following nucleotide sequence is from Basilea psittacipulmonis DSM 24701.
GGCTTGGTTTTTAGATCACGAGATTGATTTATGTGGTCCCAAAACGGCTACCAGCGGTCGTCACCCTTTGCCAGACAGAGAAGAGTTGGCCAATCTTTTAGGCAGTTTTGGCTTGCACCCAGAAGGTCGTTTTGTGGTGTATGACGACGGTAACAGTATGTTCGCTGCCCATGCTTGGTGGTTGTTAAAGTGGCTAGGTTGTGAGCATGTGCAGGTGTTGGATGGCGGTTTTGAGGTTTGGAAAAATTCAGCTTATCCGATCAGTCAAGACGTGCCAGAACATGGCACCCCAGAACAATGGCTGCCTTTGTCGGATCCTTTGGTCGATACAGTGAGTATGCAGGCGGTGAAAGAAAATATTCATTCGCCTCAGTTTGTGCTGGTAGATGCACGAGCAGCGGCTCGCTATCGTGGAGAAGTGGAACCGATAGATCCGAAAGCTGGGCATATTCCAGGAGCTTTGAATGTTCCATGCACGGATAATCTTCAAGAAAACGGTTGTTTTAAAACACCAGAAGTATTGCGTGAACAATGGCTGACTTTCTTGGGTAATAAAAAACCCGAACAGATTGTGAATCAATGCGGTTCGGGTATTACGGCCTGCCACAATGTTTTCGCGATGGAATTAGCAGGTTTACATGGTAGTCGCTTGTATTCAGGATCGTGGAGCCAATGGTGCTCAGATCCTGATAATCCCATTGTTACAGGTGATCGCCCATAAGTTTGCGATACCATTGGTGGAAATGTTCCATACCAGCTTCCATGGGTTGTTGGTATGGGCCGACTTCACTGGTACCACGGTTATATAAGGCACGGCGACCTTCATCCATACGTTCAGCGATCTCATCGTCTTCATCACAAGTTTCCATGTAAGCAGCTTGTTGAGCTTCCATGAATTCAGGTTCAAACAAAGCGATTTCCTCAGGATAGTAGAACTCGACTTGGTTTAAGGTTTTCTGTGGCGTAATAGGATAAAGGGTCGATAAAACCAAGACATTAGGATAAAGCTCGATCATATGAGTAGGAAAATATGTTACCCAAATTGCCCCAAAATCAGGATCTTGGCCACCTTGATAATTCATTAATACTTCATGCCAACGTTTGTAAACAGGCGAGCCTGGATTGGCTAATGCGTGCTGTACGCCGACTTGTTGTGAACTGTACCAATCACTAAAGTCCCATTTAAGGTCAGAACAAGTCACAAAATGGCCTAAACCGGGATGGAATACATCAACGTGATAATCTTCCAAATACACTTCAATAAAGGTTTTCCAGTTATAGTTGCATTCGTGTAGTTTTACACCACCCAATCGGTAGTTGGAAAAATCAAATTCAGGTTTGCTAAAAAGTGCTTGCATATCTTTTGCAGGATCTCTTGGCCCCTCAAATAAAAGACCATGACAGTTTTTAACCGCAAAAGTTTGTAGATTATGGCAGTCTGGTTTTTTCTCAAAGTGAGGGGCCGCGATAAGACTACCTTCTTCGCTATACGTCCAGCGATGTAGGGGACAGACGATATTACCCCCAGTACTTTCAAGATTGCCTTTAAGTGGTTGCCCTGTCACATCGCCATACTGTCCACCAAGCATAATTGCCTGGCGGTGGCGACAGACATTTGAGATGAGTTGAATTCCTTTTTCAGTGTTGACCAAAGCACGACCAGCTGATTCATGGGCTAATGTATGCCAATCGCCGTGTTCTGGTACCATTTTTTCATTACCAAGATATATGGACGAGTTTTTGAAAATAATTTCTTTTTCGTGTGCCAAAATATCATCATCAAAATAAACATTGACAGGTAGTTGAGGACCTGACGAATTCATTTTAATGTTTTCAGACATAATATAAATTTCTCCGACAGTAAAAAAATAAATGTAAAAAAGGACTTTTGATTGTACCATTTCATATTAAAGTACTATTGATATGAAACAATGTTTCTTTTAAGAATGAATCCAAAGAAACAGGATAAAATCTAGCAGTAGAGGTGGTAAAATAGCTAGTATTCGTAAATGCTGGGCTTGTGATGGCAATAGGATTTGGACACTATGAAATTGTATGAACTTATGGAACAATCGGAGACAGAAGTGAAGCGTAAGAG
It contains:
- a CDS encoding aromatic ring-hydroxylating oxygenase subunit alpha — protein: MSENIKMNSSGPQLPVNVYFDDDILAHEKEIIFKNSSIYLGNEKMVPEHGDWHTLAHESAGRALVNTEKGIQLISNVCRHRQAIMLGGQYGDVTGQPLKGNLESTGGNIVCPLHRWTYSEEGSLIAAPHFEKKPDCHNLQTFAVKNCHGLLFEGPRDPAKDMQALFSKPEFDFSNYRLGGVKLHECNYNWKTFIEVYLEDYHVDVFHPGLGHFVTCSDLKWDFSDWYSSQQVGVQHALANPGSPVYKRWHEVLMNYQGGQDPDFGAIWVTYFPTHMIELYPNVLVLSTLYPITPQKTLNQVEFYYPEEIALFEPEFMEAQQAAYMETCDEDDEIAERMDEGRRALYNRGTSEVGPYQQPMEAGMEHFHQWYRKLMGDHL
- a CDS encoding sulfurtransferase, whose protein sequence is MNSLLITAKQLSEQLHDYQILDVRHSLADFSLGHRKYKEGHIPGAWFLDHEIDLCGPKTATSGRHPLPDREELANLLGSFGLHPEGRFVVYDDGNSMFAAHAWWLLKWLGCEHVQVLDGGFEVWKNSAYPISQDVPEHGTPEQWLPLSDPLVDTVSMQAVKENIHSPQFVLVDARAAARYRGEVEPIDPKAGHIPGALNVPCTDNLQENGCFKTPEVLREQWLTFLGNKKPEQIVNQCGSGITACHNVFAMELAGLHGSRLYSGSWSQWCSDPDNPIVTGDRP